The Brachypodium distachyon strain Bd21 chromosome 4, Brachypodium_distachyon_v3.0, whole genome shotgun sequence nucleotide sequence TTCAGAAACTGAGTACTGCAAGTATGAAGTTTGTACCTCCAATTATGTTGAAAGTCAGTTTAGCCGCCGAACCGTCAAGGATGCCCAAGCATGCATTCCCATTTTTCTGGCACAAAAGAAATGATACTTCTTTAGCCTTTATTTTTTCAATGAAAAGGCTGCTGAACATTTGCTGTGAATTGGGTTATCGAATGCTTACGGTGACAATCAGGTAGTTTTCAGGAGGGATCTCCAAGACAGAATTCTTCACAAAGCTCAAGAACAATGACTTGAAGTCGTTCTTGACATCAGACACAGATTTGAACACTTTCTGCCCTTTCCAGCAAAGAGGCAGACTGGGGTCTGACACCTGTTGAAGTGACTTGCTGAGACCAGCTTTGAGCTGCAAGACCAGGATCTGATCAATTCACTGTTCCCTTCTTCAAATTCATGGAAATTGCCAATTAGAATGAATTGTGGTTGAAATATACCGCAGAGACTGTCGCTTGGTATGGCTGGGCAGCAAAGTAGGTATAGGTGCTGCCGCTGTCAAATACCACCTCCATTGGCTTCACACCCAGCGAACGTCTATCGAAATACAGTGTCCCTGAGCCAGGTGAGTAGTAGTTCCTGAAAATAATATGATATACACTGAGTGAAACCAAAATTCTTACTGAAACTCTGGTACTATTTAACAGAACTTTCGCATCCAACTATGTAAATCCTGGATACATGGAATTCAATTTAGGTAGTAAACAGAGTCTGAGTAAACACGTTTTAACAAGCAAAAGTGTTAACCCTTGTTCATGCAAAAATTATTGCCCTCCTTTAACTGTGAATCACAAACAGATAGGAGTAACTTCAAAATTATGGATTTTTAGGTGGTCGCGTTACTTAAGTTTTGAACAACCGGGCTGATTCAGTTATGTTTATGCCATGGCATTGGCAATCAAAAAATGCAACCAGACACAGATGCAGATTTGCATTTGGCAACAACAATTTACAGAAATGATCTTAGCCTCTTACAGCATTCTTACCCAGACGTGCTACGAACCATGGGCACCCAAGTCGCACGTGAAGTGGGCACAACATTATCCCCAAAGAACAGGAATCCTCCTCCATTCGTGCTGAGACAATGACCAAGGACATTTTTGGTGATTCCTAGCACCTTCAGCTGCGAGACGAGGCTAACCGATCCCTTGCCAAGCCCAAGCAAGCCGTCTGTCGTCGCCTGCACCACGCCATTCTTCCCCACTTGCTGGTCATACCCACAGCTGCACAAAATAGAAGCAATAAAATATCAAGAACTGAATCCAGTCCACCACTACCAAGGCAATGTACCAAAAAGTGGTATACATTACCCAAAGGTGAAGCTGGGACGCACACTGGATGAATTCCTCAGGGGCAGGGTGAAGTTGTCAGTGACGAGCACACCAAGGGAAGACGCGCTGTCTGTGTACTTGATCTGGTAGTCACATTGCTGCGGAACGGCACATTTCTTGTTAGGGCTCTGTGCGCTGTGCAGCGTGGTGCAGATTGAGGCTGCACAAGGAACAAGCTTGTTCTTTGTTGGCTTGTACAACGGATGTGGCACCTGCAACAACCATCAGGAAGATAATATCAAGCACAAAACCTtgggggaaagaaaaaaaggcaaacACCTCCAGTTTGTACCAAATCTCGGACTAGAATTAAGCATCATGTCTCGCCATTGAACAATGAATTAGGATTATTGATGCCTTTGAGGCAAGCCAAGCATGGAAACATCAAAATTATTATattttgaccaaaaaaaatatcactgTATTGAACTCGaaatgttggtcaaagttggtACATGGTACTGTAACAGAAAAGGTAAAAGAGAGATTCTTAGACTACATCTGCTGAAAAACTTTCTTTTTCGCAAGCCCACACACCACCAAGGAAATATCGGACAAAAAGAGAACACTGAAACTTGAATACTGAAATGCTTAGTACGTCAAAAATATCCAAACTGTTCACATCAGCAGAACTGGAACCGTACAAAATTTTCAGGACCAGGAGCTACAATTGTCAGTTCAACTCTGTGCAAATAGCGTGCAGCATTGAGTATACCTTGTTGCAGCTTTGGCAGGGAGCATCGCACTGCAGCCAGGTGAGATCGCTACCCGTGTCAATGTCCAGGAAGTAAGGCTTCGCTGGGTCCCCAATGTTCATGGTGACATAGTAATGGCTGCAGAGAAACAGGAAACAAATTTTGTCAGACAAGCGCAAAAAGATGGTTCCAACAGCATCCGCATATATTGAACAAACGAATCGGTGAAGTACTGAAAAGCAGAGGATGCAAACTGAAGACAAGACAGTTCACCAGAATTCCTGCCTCCAGATAAATAATTCAAAAATAAAGTTCATGGAGCCGCAAAGTCAAACTGATTTCtgtaaaaactaaaaaaatggACTTAGTCAACGCCCGCTGAGCTACGGAGACGACGATCGACGACACGCAGTCGCAACAATAGGAACTGCAAAATAAAGCCCCAAAATATGTTCGGAAAAACAATTCTGATTTCCCGTGAAAACCTAGGAGCCAAACCAATCTGAGAAGGAAgttcgggggggggggggggggggtgcggAAGGAGGCTGCGCGTACCCGGTGGGATAAACGTCGCCGTTGAGCTGGAacacggcggaggaggaggaagacgacggggACTTggccggcgtggcggcgcgcgcgagtggcagcaggaggaggagcagggcgCATGCGGGCGCGGGGAACCACCTGGCGGGCGCCATGgccggaggagaggaaggtggtggcggcggcggacggatCAGTCGAGAGGATCCGTGTGCAGCTGTGCGACGACCAGCTGTTTTTTAATGGGGGGTTTTGGGAGAGGAACACGAGGAAGCTGAGGGGCTATTTATAATGGACGAGGGAACGCGGCTTTTGGAAGCTTCTCTCCGGTTTTAccaatttcctttttttcctaaagaaatcatttttattttcctttttgtctGAGATTTTCGCTAGAAATCAAATTTCGATCTCTTGTTACAAGTGAGGTCGTGCCATCAAAATTTCACTCTTATTCGCGAGATCATCAACGAATTACTACATATGTATATGTGAAAATGTCATTGTGATAGTGCTATCAAAACATCATACTCCTATATAtgttccctaaaaaaacattatATATATGTTGTTGTTATTGTTTCCAGTGTATTATAATTTATAAAGATTGGTACTACGGTGTATGCTGGTCTTTGGTGTGGGCATTCGGCTAGAACCGAATCAATTGGTCCAGTTCTTTGGATTTCGAAGAAATTCGGTTTTAATTAGAAAATCCACCAATCAGTCATTTCTAAAACAGCTAACCGAGGATTCAGTGGACCGAAACTTCGGTTTGGTCTTCCGTCAATAATGAGTTGACCGATGAAAGAAGGAGAGGCACCGGTGAGCAACaggagcgcgcggcggctAGGTTAGTAACAAGGATCGTGGAATCGGTCGACGGGCGTTGGCGCTACATGCTTGACACAAAAGAGGCTTCTGGAGTTTTTAAGATACCTGACCGAATTTCCAGAATTAATTTCGGTTTTTAAGATGTGGTGACTAAATTATTGATCAAAGTTTTCGGTTTCGGCGGTTCCAGGTTCCCCAGAATTTCCTCCCATTTTCTCCACCGTAGACGTACGGAAGACCGACGACTCTTGACTCGAGATCGAATTCGTGCCGACCATACCTGTAAAAAGATGCACGAGAGATACTATATATAGTACTATACGCGTATATTTACACATGATCTGTTCGTTGATGCAAGCGAGCAAGCGCGTTAAGCAATTGAACCTAGCTAGCTTCGAATTATATAACTACCACAGACAAAATACCAGTAGAGACCATCTTTGCCAACAGACGTACGTGTGTGCCACCTGTCAAGGGGCGTGGTGTAGTGCACTGGAATTTTGGACTAATTATATATATAGTACTAGTAGTGGTTAGTGACTTACTCGGTATTATACAGTCTTACACTCTTACGTGTACTTCTCTTGCTTTAATTGTTTCAGATTTAATTTGCACAAGTTAACTCTCTTATGGCTCCGTACGTGTGTGTTATGCACGTTCATGCGGAGAGATTGTCAATAGCGTCCATTATATTATAGTTATAGATAGATACCCTTAGCTCACTGAGAGTAACTTGAGACAAGGATTGTGATGTGTGTAAAGTAGTCAGGGGTGCAAATCCTACGTTAATCCAATGAAATCAAGGACCACGGCGCTAAATGTCAACACAAAAACGATCGGTACACGGTTGCGCGCTTTGCCGAGTATTGACATTAgttggaagaagaaaaatcttgTTTGGGGGCGGCtgggctgcatgcatgcatgaatgagCAAAGCCGGCGTCCAGGTTAATTCAACAACCGTTCGCAGCCGGCCGGGTCTATAATTTCTTGAGTTCCTGCTCCTTCCTTATGAGTCTTTTTCCCGGCTTCCATCCTGACACGGATTGCCTGTCGTGAGGTGCTTTTCAACTCCGGTTAATTTGACTGACTTAGCTTCTGTTCTATTagcgcaaaaaagaaaatctgacCGCGCTAGCTAGGACGGCAGTTCAGCACTGGGGACATgttaaaaaaagggaaaaaagcaAAGCACAACACGTGTCGTGTGCTAACTACCCGATTGACTGATcgagtagatttttttttgtttgagggAACTGATCGAGTGAGCGCGATGCCGCTCCTGAGAGCAACTATTCCCGTCGTTGCAACGTTGCATCACATCCTCTACGTGCGCGCCGTCCGGGTTACTATTTCGTCCTCTTCCTTTTCGCTCCGCGTGTGTCCGGTTATTCGGTTCGTTTCTTTCCGTTTATGGGGTCGTTAGTTATGCGCGTTTGCGAGATTCGCCgctccttcgccgccggcgccgtcgttcctgtgtcgccgccgccgccgccgcccgtcgcgcGCCCCACCACTGTCGTCTctctgggcctgggcctcTCCGTTAATCTGACTAACTACTACCCGATGGATTTGACCGCCCCCGCCCGCTCCTCGTCGCTACCTGAATCGATCGATTGACTGCTAACCGCGCTTGCCGCGCGGTGCTACCTGTGTCCCCGCCAGGGTATATATGCGCGTCGAAGTCGCCCTTCACGgccgaggtgggactaaacggAGAACCGAAGATAGTTGGCCGGGATGACAATCCTCCGCTCCGCTCCGTCCTGGGCCTGGAAaaaggcggcggaggacgacgacggggacttcgccggcgtggcggcgcgcgcgaATGGCAGCAGGACGAAGGCGGGCGCGGCCCACCAGCTGGCGACCGCCATGGCGAGGAgaggaaggtggcggcggacgGATCACTCGAGATTCGAGAAGATCCGTGCAGCTGCGGACAGCTGTTTGCTTctcgttttgtttttcttttccttttttctttgcgTTTGGAGAGTAAACGAGGGGAAGAGCACGGGGGTTTTACAAGTTTACAGTTTGGGAGTTTTTGGAAGCATTCTCGTCAGCTTAccaatttcttttttattttgtttttgtttgagatTTTCGATAGAAATACAAGTGAAGTCGAGTCGTGCCATCAAACTTTTCGCTTTTTATGTTCTCTTTGAATTGTTGCATATGCATACATGAAAATTAGATTTATGATATCAAAAAAGTCCTTTatgttcctaaatgtaagaggTACTcttagctttgtcctaagtaggtcttaaacttgatcaaacttgtAGAAAAGTCTACCTAcatcttttattttaaattgCGTGAATTCCACATTTATCCCCTCTAAGAAAGTTTGTGACACATTTTACTCCCATTTAGCAaaactttttttgttttatctcATTTAAGAAACTTTTGACACAATTTTACCCGTCTTAAGATTTTTGGCTATCTTGGCAAAGTGGCTCCACATGTCACGTTGTGCCTCCATGTCCAAGACGTATCTCCTAAATATGCTTCGAACcaaggtttaaaattttggcaaaTCTAAAATTCAAAGGCCCTGAAAAATCAGAATCATTTCCAaataattttgacaaaaaattattgaccttagattttttttttttaccaaaattCATTTTCAGGATCTAAATTTGATTGAACCtagttcaaaaaaattagttaGAAGAAATTTTCAGCACCCACCCAAGTGACAATAAAAATGAAACCTTACTTCCAACCAGGTAGGGGTTTGCTCATGCCCGAGCTGACTAAGCCACACCAACTCCTGGCCGACCCCAACAGCATTAATCTGAGTAGCTCCATGTCGACTTGATATGTGCAGCAACTCCTCTATCAAGATTAAAAGTATATTAAAATTTTGGAATTTTAGTTTGGACATAattcatcaaaattaaatGAATTTTGGTCGACATAATACCGAAATGAATTTTCTATTTCAAAATTAGTCTACCGACACTTTAAACCCTGTTCATATGCGTATTTAATAGATATGCATTTGACGTGGGAGCGCCACATAAGGCTGACATGTTGTGCCACTTTGGCAAGATGGCTGGAAATCTTTAAAAGGGGTAAAACTGTGTTTTTCTGAACTAGTTGTTAAATGGGGGTAAAATGAATCACAAACTTTCTTAGAGATCGTTACTTCCACTATGGGGTAAAACCAAGAAATTTTAGTTTGATGACCTGGCATGTATGTTCCTAACTAAGTTACTTGCACTATGAGTATTAAGAaacatgccaaaaaaaattaccccGTTGGCGGAAAACACTCCTGCCAATTGTATTGGTGCAAGGCCTGAGCtagttgtaacttgtaagtGCTTTCTGCCAACTCAATTGGCAAATGATTTACCACATTTCGATTCGCAAGAAGGCTTTCCGACAAGCCAttttttacattttatttgaaaagTGACTATTTTTGTCGATTGAGTTCGGcagggattttttttgtcctttgCACCCTAGCCAAAGGAAATGACAAAAATGGCCCCTACCCAAACATTTCCCAAAATGGAATGGCGGAAGGCCTAGAAAACGGGCCCACATGGCTTTCTGCCTTGATCAAAGGACATTCCGGCGTTGGATTTAAGGTCTTTCCACCTTCGGCATTGAATTTATGGAATGGGCACGGGTGCAGATGGCGGAAAAGATGACACGCGGCTTTATAGCCCTTCGGCCAGGCCATTTTTGGCAATTGTTTCGGGAGAAAGCCATCTTCGTCAATTTCGTTTGCTAGGGGGTCATAACACGAAGAAAAACTCGTTGGGCATGCAGGATGCTACaagagcaaaaaaaatcctgatttgactagttttttttcttggaaagGGATTTGACAAGCTTAGTTTCTTTTCTGTTCGTGCAAAAAACGTGTAATTTGACACTATTCCCGAACCCGATTGACTGAGGACATGTTTAAAAGAGGGGGGAAAAAGCAAAGCACTACCCGATTGACTGATCGAGtagctgtgtgtgtgtgtgtgtggagtGGAGCGCGATGCCGCTCCTGAGAACACTATTCCGGTGTACGTCGTCGCAATGTCGCGCGTCAACATCCTCTACCGTCTCAGAGAGCGTCTCTCCGCGTGCGCGTCCGGTAAATtatcctcctcttccccgcgTGTGGTCGGTCCCCGGTTATTTATTCGGCTTATTAGACTACGAGTCGCTGGCGTCcttctgtgttttttttccgtttCTGGTTATTATATGCGCGTCAGTTTCTGGTTATTATATCCGCGTTTGTTTCTCATCGCCGCTCGTTTGCCTGCTGGCGCCGTCGTTCCTGTGACGCagcccgccgcccgtcgcgCTGTCGTCTCTCTGGGCCTGGTCGATGTGGGCCGTTAAATCTGACTAACTACCGATGGATTGATCGAGAATTCCTCGCGTTGTCGTCGTCTCTGGGCGTTGCACTGAATCGATCGGTTGACTGCTAACCGCGCTTGCCGCACGGTGCACCTGTCTCCCGGCCAGGGTATATCTGCGCGTCGAATTCGCTCTTCACGGCCGAGGTGGTACTAAACGGAGAAAGATGATAGTTCGCCGGGATGAAACTCTGCTCCGCTCCGCCGCGCATTGGGTTCAGATTTCAAACAGCGTTCCGCATGGAGAGAAGAGAACACACGAGGAAAATTGGATCCCTCCGTTTATTAAATGTAAAAAGTTTTAGCTTTATCCTaagtcattttttttagaaacacctCTTGGTGTGACGGTGAATTGGTGTGACGGTGAAGTTAAGAGTGCATGATTCCACCCACAACGACAAATTTTGGTGCTCACAATTACGCTATAAGGTCCCTCTTACagtttttctataaaaaatgaaatttaaAACTTGGACCGAGTTCGTAGAAAATCTACTATATCTATACTTTTCTATTAGTTGTAttaaattcatatttgatATTCTGGATattgatacatttttctatagaCTTAGTCAAACTCAGatgtttgacttaggacaaagttatGACTCTTTACATTTAGGTATGAGGTATCgttatttatgttttttttatcatttcTTTGCTATATAGTGGTGGAGAAAATATGATTCAGGAAGTTGGGTATGACGATCCACGGATTTAGATTAAATTTAGAAAACCATACCTTTTGTGTCAAGGTTTTCACAGAATCATAGTTATGACTAATTGTCTCACATaatcataatttttgggtAAGATCTTATCAGAAAACCCTGATATGAGAGATTAAGCAATTTGACACGATTTCGACATATGTGGCCCAGCCTTAGGTGCCACGCGACACCCTAACCCGTTTCATTTGCCAAGTAACATTTCGACCCGACCCAACCCAACCCGCTAAATTGAAAGCCTACGTGGCAAATGAAACGGGTAAAGATTGACACGCGACACCTGACAGTGGGCCACATCTGTCAGAAATCGTGTCAAATGACTTAATCTGTCAGATTAAGGTTTTCTGAGAAAGTCCACCTCTAAAGTTGTGATATTTCTTGATACAATTGGTCATAAGTGTGGTTCTCTGAGAAACTTGTCACAAAAGGTATGGTTTTGTAAAATTTACTCAATAATATAACTAGTTTCACTCTTGTCTTTGATATCGTGGCAAATGTAATAACCAGTCTTTGATTATTTCAGAAATCGAGAACTAAGACGGAGAGAAAAGGCATTGATGTGCAATTTGTCAAAATGTAAGCAAAGGCCACACCTCACCAGCATCCGTCATCCCGCGTAGAAAGTTAGAAAAACTAAATTTCCTCCAATTTTCTCCAGCCAAGACGGGAGACCGACGACTTGAGACTTTAATATTCGTGTGCCGGGCGATACTTGAGACCATACCTATAAAAAGACGCACCAGAGATACTACCGTATATAGTATACGCGTATGTTACACATGATTATATACGCTGATGCAACAAGCGAGCGCCTTAAGCAATTGATCGGTACGGTTGCGCGCTTTGTCGAGATTAATCGGAACAAGAAAATGTTAGGGGCGGTTTCATGCATGAGCAAAGCCGGCGTCCAGGTTCAATCAACGTTCACAGCGGGGTGTCCAAACATGGATGGATGGCGTTTGGCCATAATTTACTCAGTTCATGCTCCTTTCGACTAGCATATTTCTATTTTGAgtgaatttatttttttacttttacTTTTGTGATGCGATTTATGCCATCTACTGGAATTTCTACAAACCATTtaaacaaacatgtgacaaaAATTACCCCATGTaatgttattttcattttccacTGAATTATTACGCGCATCCCAAGCCACACACGAGATGTCCATAACCCGTCAACCGCGCCGGTTCGCTCCTCGCTGCAGCTTGAATACGAGCCTCGGTCCTCCCGCGATTCAATTCCGTCCCTCTCGACTCAGGGTGGGCGTTCGGTTATAACCGaaatttcggttcggttcttcGGGTATTCACGAAGTTCGGTTTTCCAAAACTGAGAACCGAAATCCCCTTGAAATTTTTGAGAACCAAATTTTCGGTTAACCGAATGTTCGATTCGGTTCTCGGTTCTGAACCGAACTAACCGAACATAATTGGTTGAGTAAAAACAGTACTGAAAACAGATTTAGCAACATCTCATAGATTTAAGACTTACAAAGTTCAacgcaaaaataaatacataatCTTGTGTGACATAGACGCACATAAATGGCAGCAGCAAGTAAGTAACATCTAACATGCAATGAAAACATAAATTTCAAAGATGGCAGCATGCTGCAGGCCATGCATGCGGCATATGAATACTTCAGGTGTTTCAGGTTTTTTCGGTAAACCGAGACCAGAAACCGAACTGACCAGAAAACTTTGGttttctgagttttctggCCGATGTTTCATACGGTTCTTCGGTTTCGGTCTAATCGGCTTCGGTTCTCGGTTTTTCGGTGATCggtttcttggtttttttGCCCACCCTGACTCTCGACCGTGTGTCCTCCCATACATCGATTCCCGCACGAGAAGTCTTCTCAGCAAAggaaatgagaaaaattaaTAGATAGAATAATTTGTATCACAAGTTTGTTtaaatttaataaaaaaacttCACTAAATGGGACCAGTTGCTTCACAAAAAGTAGAGAGTAAAAACATAGAGTCCACTCTTCTATTTTTCGGTCTTCCTTTTCTCGACACTTGACATTGATTGCTTACCGTGTTTAATTGCCGTGCATGCGGTGCTTCCGGGTTCCGGTTTGACTGCTGGTTAGGTTTCTCTTCTGTCCGCGCAAAAGCCTTTTTGACTGCATATTTCCCTGGGCATGCACGGGGGCGCTAGATAGGATTGCATTTGAGCACGTACGAGGGAGATGtccaaaaagggaaaaagcAAAGCACACATGTCGTGTGCTTGAGAGTACGTCACGGAGCGCGCTGCCTCCGCCATCGAGTATCTACGTGAGACCGTGAGTCAGAGGAGCGCGTTGCCGCTGCTGTGAACCCTACTGTCGAGTGAGTTGTCGCGTCCTAACGTGTCTAGAGAGCGCCTCTTTCGTTTCAATCCGTCCGCGTCTCATCCTCCCCCCTTCTCTCTAGAGAGAGAGCGCCTCTCTCGCGTCGCGTCGCGTGTCCCGCGTCCGCCAGAGCGCCTCTCGCGTCGCGTCCTGTGTCCGGTAATTATTCGGTTTAACCATTGTTCATTTTTGTCCGTATGCGCGCGAGACTACCGTTCCTGGTTTGCTGTCCGGTTATTAAGCGTCGTCCGTTTctcatcgccgccgcgccgtcgtccGTTTCTCGTTGCCTACCGAATCGACTGACTGCTGACCGCGCTCGCCGCGCGGTGATACCAGTGTCCCGGCCAGGGTATATTTGCGCGTGGAATTCGCACTCCACGGTCGaggtggacggagggagtagctggTATATTTGTTAGGCAGCCAGTCCAATAGATATGCTCGGCCTGgcttctcctccctccatTCGGTAGATACATGCTGTATACAAAGTTGCGGCACTTAATACTGCACGGAGGGAATAACAGTCCCTGTTTTGAAGTATTCCAAAAAAAACACTATTGACAGGAAGCAACGATTTCGGAATTCTCACAATTTTCATGCAACATCCAAATTGTCATTGGACTGGTTTATCTATTCTTTCGCCCATTTACAAAACGGATCATACACCCACCCTCTCCTACTCCCCACAATCCGTCACTCCTCGAAGAACATAACAACTGCCTAAGATATTT carries:
- the LOC100828431 gene encoding aspartic proteinase Asp1, with translation MAPARWFPAPACALLLLLLPLARAATPAKSPSSSSSSAVFQLNGDVYPTGHYYVTMNIGDPAKPYFLDIDTGSDLTWLQCDAPCQSCNKVPHPLYKPTKNKLVPCAASICTTLHSAQSPNKKCAVPQQCDYQIKYTDSASSLGVLVTDNFTLPLRNSSSVRPSFTFGCGYDQQVGKNGVVQATTDGLLGLGKGSVSLVSQLKVLGITKNVLGHCLSTNGGGFLFFGDNVVPTSRATWVPMVRSTSGNYYSPGSGTLYFDRRSLGVKPMEVVFDSGSTYTYFAAQPYQATVSALKAGLSKSLQQVSDPSLPLCWKGQKVFKSVSDVKNDFKSLFLSFVKNSVLEIPPENYLIVTKNGNACLGILDGSAAKLTFNIIGDITMQDQLIIYDNERGQLGWIRGSCSRSTKSIMSSFP